Proteins found in one Vicia villosa cultivar HV-30 ecotype Madison, WI unplaced genomic scaffold, Vvil1.0 ctg.001926F_1_1, whole genome shotgun sequence genomic segment:
- the LOC131637138 gene encoding uncharacterized protein LOC131637138: MAGVVPTQMSANSPRRTAQFARNAQGGENTEMKTGILQLVYANPFTGMDHEDPFAHLTKFYEIAGSTGVDAANEESLFKRLFPHSLIGKAKEWYLDQLPNVMTDWNLLEEKFLERYFPQSRFMEAKTAIAVFNQGSNESLNEAWERFKSMLRKCKGHGFDAPTQIHIFRNGLQPVHKTLLDATTGGSLMSKSAEDAIMIIDRMALNDLQTQHDRSPSQRKPCVLELNTNDAILAQNKILSQQVELLTKQMMKLPQQMKEFQGSQTRHHVAACELCNGDHPTGFCPPPEGEEVNYVNNENQGYQSTPPPHNNHYQRHNQGYQPSRFKNYNYPQQSPYQSPNPQHQQSQGGSSNLEDTLTQFMQASMANQKSNEAAIKNLENQVGQLAKQLSEQQPRSSFSANTQTNPREHCKAIVTRSGKEINGGIDGGVIVEDDEEIIVENQEGEVVVEDEGEKSEEKVEEELVEKERKEKEGREKNDKKVRRNKKRNENKKKYTDEETVVLDAHCSAIIQKTPPRKEVDPGRVILPITIGGNYISNGLVDLGSSINLIPLSVVKRLGNIEMKHTRITLQLADKSIISPYGVVQDMLVKVDKFLFPVDFVVVDMEEDCDVPLILGRPFMKTTRMVIDIDDGIMKVRVQDKEVIFTLFESTKPPKDEHDNFRIDDEKGEIIEVANQFHKNKEKANHEGKTHHKNFEVGQMVLVCNSRLKVFPSKLKSKWSGPFVVKEVRNYGSIVVEDPKTQESWTVKEQRLKGYHDG, from the exons ATGGCGGGTGTTGTTCCAACCCAAATGTCTGCCAATAGTCCAAGACGCACCGCCCAATTTGCACGCAATGCTCAAGGTGGAGAAAATACGGAGATGAAGACCGGAATCCTCCAACTTGTTTATGCAAATCCATTCACCGGAATGGATCATGAGGATCCTTTCGCACATCTCACCAAATTTTACGAGATTGCGGGTTCAACGGGAGTTGATGCGGCGAATGAAGAATCATTGTTCAAGAGGCTATTTCCACATTCATTAATTGGGAAAGCTaaagaatggtatcttgatcaattaccaaatgtgatgacggATTGGAATCTATTGGAAGAAAAGTTTTTAGAACGATATTTTCCTCAATCCCGATTCATGGAGGCCAAAACGGCAATCGCGGTGTTCAACCAAGGAAGCAATGAATCTCTTAATGAAGCGTGGGAAAGATTCAAATCCATGCTTAGAAAATGCAAGGGTCATGGTTTTGATGCTCCCACACAAATTCATATCTTCCGCAATGGGCTTCAACCGGtgcacaagacacttttggatgctACCACAGGTGGATCTTTAATGTCAAAAAGCGCGGAGGATGCAATAATGATAATTGATCGTATGGCACTCAATGACCTCCAAACTCAACATGATAGGAGTCCATCACAAAGAAAGCCGTGTGTTCTTGAATTAAACACCAATGATGccatccttgctcaaaacaagATTCTCTCTCAACAAGTTGAGTTACTCACTAAGCAAATGATGAAACTCCCACAACAAATGAAAGAGTTTCAAGGATCTCAAACTAGGCACCATGTGGCAGCTTGTGAACTTTGTAATGGAGATCATCcgactggtttttgtcctccccCTGAAggtgaagaagtgaattatgtGAATAATGAAAACCAAGGCTATCAAAGTACACCTCCACCTCACAACAACCATTATCAAAGAcacaatcaagggtatcaaccaTCAAGATTCAAAAATTACAATTACCCTCAACAAAGTCCTTATCAAAGTCCAAATCCACAACATCAACAATCTCAAGGTGGAAGCTCAAACTTGGAAGACACTCTCACACAATTTATGCAAGCATCCATGGCTAATCAAAAAAGCAATGAAGCTGCCATCAAGAATTTGGAGAACCAAGTGGGCCAACTTGCAAAGCAATTGTCCGAACAACAACCGAGATCTTCTTTTTCCGCCAACACTCAAACAAATCCAAGGGAGCATTGCAAAGCCATTGTGACAAGAAGTGGTAAAGAGATAAATGGTGGAATAGATGGAGGTGTTATAGTGGAAGATGATGAGGAAATAATAGTTGAAAACCAAGAGGGTGAGGTGGTAGTTGAAGATGAGGGAGAAAAGAGTGAGGAGAAAGTGGAGGAAGAATTAGTTGAAAAAGAgcggaaagaaaaagaaggaagagagaaaaatgacaaaaaagtgaGGAGGAATAAAAAGAGAAATGAGAAT aaaaagaagtacaCGGATGAAGAGACAGTTGTGCTTGATGCTCATTGTAGTGCAATTATTCAAAAAACTCCCCCAAGAAAGGAAGTCGATCCGGGACGAGTCATTTTACCGATCACCATTGGAGGTAACTACATTAGTAATGGTTTGGTTGATTTGGGGTCTAGCATCAATTTAATACCTTTATCCGTTGTCAAGAGATTGGGGAACATTGAGATGAAACACACCAGGATAACTTTGCAACTAGCCGATAAGTCTATCATTTCACCATATGGAGTTGTACAAGACATGCTAgtaaaggttgacaaatttttgttCCCGGTTGATTTTGTGGTAGTCGACATGGAGGAGGATTGTGATGTTCCATTAatacttggaagaccattcatgaagacCACCCGAATGGTGATTGATATCGATGATGGGATTATGAAAGTAAGGGTGCAAGATAAAGAGGTAATTTTTACTCTTTTTGAGTCTACGAAGCCTCCTAAGGATGAACATGACAACTTTCGAATCGATGATGAAAAAGGAGAAATCATTGAGGTGGCGAATCAATTTCACAAGAACAAGGAGAAGGCAAATCATGAGGGAAAGACTCATCACAAAAACTTTGAAGTTGGACAAATGGTGCTAGTGTGCAATTCAAGACTCAAGGTGTTTCCTAGTAAATTAAAGTCAAAGTGGTCGGGGCCATTTGTTGTGAAAGAGGTGCGAAATTATGGATCCATTGTGGTGGAGGACCCTAAAACACAAGAAAGCTGGACTGTAAAGGAACAAAGACTCAAAGGCTACCACGATGGATAA